A genomic stretch from Paraburkholderia dioscoreae includes:
- a CDS encoding IclR family transcriptional regulator, with amino-acid sequence MDAEDKDDADRYRAPALDKGLDILELLAEQKEGLTRAEITKLLGRNASEMYRMLERLVARQYVVRSAAGDRYSLSLKLYALAHRHPPMNRLISEALPLMQRFADAAEQSCHLVVYDRGNLLVIAQVDGPGTWGMSVRLGSRVGLIDTGSGRVMLAFQSIEQREQMLAEHTKVKGEVTIDRDALEQACERIRAAGFSQKDSQQTFGVTDVTFPIQGPSGQAIAALTCPYLRRIDEYVAPTLEAATALLRETVEALSMFHEDAA; translated from the coding sequence ATGGACGCAGAAGACAAAGACGACGCCGACCGTTATCGCGCCCCGGCGCTGGACAAAGGCCTCGACATCCTCGAACTGCTCGCCGAGCAGAAGGAAGGGCTGACGCGCGCCGAAATCACCAAGCTGCTGGGACGCAACGCCAGCGAGATGTATCGCATGCTCGAACGGCTGGTCGCGCGTCAGTACGTGGTGCGCTCGGCGGCGGGCGACCGCTATTCGCTCAGTCTCAAGCTGTACGCGCTCGCCCATCGTCATCCGCCGATGAACCGGCTGATCTCCGAAGCGCTGCCGCTCATGCAGCGCTTTGCCGATGCTGCCGAACAATCGTGTCACCTCGTGGTGTACGACCGCGGCAATCTGCTGGTGATCGCGCAGGTGGATGGGCCGGGTACGTGGGGCATGTCGGTGCGGCTCGGTTCGCGCGTCGGGCTGATCGATACGGGTTCGGGCCGCGTGATGCTGGCGTTTCAAAGCATCGAGCAGCGTGAACAGATGCTGGCCGAACACACCAAGGTGAAGGGCGAGGTCACGATCGATCGTGACGCGCTCGAACAGGCCTGCGAGCGGATTCGCGCGGCGGGTTTTTCGCAGAAGGACAGCCAGCAGACGTTCGGCGTGACCGACGTGACGTTTCCGATCCAGGGTCCGTCCGGCCAGGCGATTGCCGCGCTCACCTGTCCGTATCTGCGGCGTATCGACGAATACGTCGCGCCGACGCTGGAAGCCGCCACCGCGCTGCTGCGCGAGACGGTAGAGGCGCTGTCGATGTTTCATGAGGACGCCGCGTAG
- a CDS encoding sugar ABC transporter substrate-binding protein — protein sequence MSFAKEPHAARRLFRSSLSAAAAAVCFAGLGVTGAAQAAETGKIGLDLPLLTSPFWQSYNNYLPKYAKDMGLDILAPVNSNGDPAQQITDMNNLLNLGAKGIVVGPLDSAAISRALDAAAAKNVPVVAVDVAPTQGKVAMVVRADNRAYGEKACKYIGDHVKSGKVVQIMGDLASVNGRDRSEAFRSCMKGYPGVSVLEIPAAWKGDVAATALDSLLTANPDVKGIYMQAGGVYLSPTLQTLRRKQMLFPAGDPKHVVIVSNDGIPQEFDAIRRGDIDATVSQPADSYAKYGLFYIKAALAGQTFKPGPTDHGSNIIQLAPGVLEDQLPAPLVTKSNVDDKALWGNTVK from the coding sequence ATGTCGTTCGCGAAAGAGCCGCACGCGGCTCGCCGTTTGTTCCGCAGTTCGCTATCCGCCGCGGCGGCCGCCGTGTGTTTCGCCGGCCTCGGCGTGACAGGCGCCGCGCAAGCCGCCGAAACAGGCAAGATCGGCCTCGATCTGCCGCTGCTGACGTCGCCGTTCTGGCAGTCGTACAACAACTATCTGCCCAAATACGCGAAGGACATGGGCCTCGACATTCTTGCGCCGGTCAATTCGAACGGCGATCCCGCGCAGCAGATCACGGACATGAACAACCTGCTGAACCTAGGTGCGAAGGGCATCGTGGTCGGCCCGCTGGATTCGGCGGCGATCAGCCGGGCGCTCGACGCCGCCGCGGCGAAGAACGTGCCCGTGGTCGCCGTGGACGTCGCGCCGACGCAAGGCAAGGTCGCGATGGTGGTGCGCGCCGACAATCGCGCGTATGGCGAGAAGGCCTGCAAGTACATTGGCGATCACGTGAAGTCGGGCAAGGTCGTGCAGATCATGGGCGACCTCGCCTCGGTCAACGGACGCGACCGGTCCGAAGCGTTCCGCTCATGCATGAAAGGCTATCCTGGCGTGTCGGTGCTGGAGATCCCTGCGGCCTGGAAAGGCGACGTCGCGGCGACCGCGCTCGACAGCCTGCTGACCGCGAATCCCGACGTGAAAGGCATCTACATGCAGGCTGGCGGCGTCTATCTGTCGCCGACGCTGCAAACCTTGCGCCGCAAGCAGATGCTCTTTCCGGCCGGCGACCCGAAGCACGTGGTGATCGTCAGCAACGACGGCATTCCTCAGGAGTTCGACGCAATCCGCCGTGGCGATATCGACGCGACCGTGTCGCAGCCCGCCGATTCGTACGCGAAATATGGGCTGTTCTATATCAAGGCGGCGTTGGCAGGGCAGACTTTCAAGCCGGGCCCGACCGATCACGGCAGCAACATCATCCAGTTGGCGCCGGGCGTTCTGGAAGACCAGTTGCCCGCACCGCTCGTGACGAAGTCGAACGTCGACGACAAGGCTTTGTGGGGTAACACGGTCAAATGA
- a CDS encoding sugar ABC transporter ATP-binding protein, whose protein sequence is MSELTPSAPVVEAFEITKRFGSTAALKDVSIRVMPGESHALVGRNGAGKSTLVSILTGLRKPDTGEVRFSGVAAPSIADRDAWRERVACVYQHSTIIRDLSVAENLFINRQPLRGGMIDWQAMRRDARTLLDHWKIDVREDARAGDLTVEARQLVEIARALSYGARFIILDEPTAQLDGDEIKRLFRRISELQREGVTFLFISHHLQEVYEICQAVTVLRDARHIVSAPVSALPREQLIEAMTGERGGLAVADAAARDALPADTATALQVEGLAGSDYEGVSFTVKRGEVVGLTGATSSGRTSVAEAIAGLRAAKRGTIRVDGKTLPPGDVPAALAHGIGCVPKDRHHEGLVLTQSVAENASMTIARLLGKFGIAPPAKKNAFGQKMIDALGIVAQGPEHVVSGLSGGNQQKVVMARALATNPNVLVLIDPTAGVDVKSKEALLSVVDRVREDGKAVLVVSGELDDLRTCDRVLVMFRGRVAAEFSAGWQDHDLIASVEGVSLHEE, encoded by the coding sequence ATGAGCGAACTCACGCCCTCCGCGCCCGTTGTCGAAGCGTTCGAGATCACCAAACGCTTCGGCTCGACGGCTGCGCTGAAAGACGTGAGCATCCGCGTGATGCCCGGCGAGTCGCATGCGCTCGTCGGGCGCAACGGCGCGGGTAAATCGACGCTGGTGTCGATCCTCACCGGCCTGCGCAAGCCCGACACCGGCGAGGTGCGTTTCAGCGGCGTGGCCGCGCCGTCGATCGCGGATCGCGACGCGTGGCGCGAACGTGTGGCGTGCGTCTATCAGCATTCAACGATCATCCGCGACCTGAGCGTGGCGGAGAATCTGTTTATCAACCGGCAGCCGTTGCGCGGCGGCATGATCGATTGGCAGGCCATGCGGCGCGACGCGCGCACGTTACTCGATCACTGGAAGATCGACGTGCGCGAAGATGCTCGCGCCGGCGATCTGACGGTAGAGGCACGGCAACTGGTGGAAATTGCGCGCGCGCTGTCGTATGGCGCGCGCTTCATCATTCTCGACGAACCGACTGCGCAGCTAGACGGCGACGAAATCAAGCGCCTGTTCCGGCGCATCAGCGAGTTGCAGCGCGAAGGCGTGACCTTCCTGTTCATCTCGCACCATCTTCAGGAAGTCTACGAGATTTGCCAGGCCGTGACGGTGCTGCGCGACGCGCGGCATATCGTCAGCGCGCCGGTTTCCGCGCTGCCGCGCGAGCAGTTGATCGAAGCGATGACCGGCGAGCGCGGCGGTCTCGCCGTCGCCGATGCGGCGGCGCGCGACGCGTTGCCCGCCGACACGGCGACCGCGTTGCAAGTCGAAGGCCTCGCGGGTTCCGATTACGAAGGCGTGTCGTTCACCGTCAAGCGCGGCGAAGTGGTCGGCTTGACCGGCGCGACGAGCAGCGGCCGCACGAGCGTGGCCGAAGCGATTGCCGGCCTGCGTGCCGCCAAACGCGGCACGATCCGCGTGGACGGCAAAACCTTGCCGCCCGGCGATGTGCCCGCGGCACTCGCGCACGGCATCGGTTGCGTGCCGAAGGATCGCCACCACGAAGGCCTCGTGCTCACGCAATCGGTTGCGGAAAACGCTTCGATGACGATCGCGCGTTTGCTCGGCAAATTCGGCATCGCGCCGCCCGCGAAGAAGAACGCCTTCGGCCAGAAGATGATCGACGCGCTCGGCATCGTCGCGCAGGGTCCGGAGCATGTGGTGTCCGGTCTGTCGGGCGGCAATCAGCAAAAGGTGGTGATGGCGCGCGCGCTCGCCACTAATCCCAATGTGCTCGTGCTGATCGACCCCACGGCGGGCGTCGACGTGAAATCGAAAGAAGCGCTGCTCTCCGTCGTGGACCGTGTGCGCGAAGACGGCAAGGCCGTGCTGGTCGTGTCCGGCGAACTCGACGATCTGCGCACCTGTGACCGCGTGCTGGTCATGTTCCGTGGCCGTGTCGCGGCCGAATTTTCCGCGGGTTGGCAGGACCACGACCTGATCGCATCCGTTGAAGGAGTCAGTCTCCATGAAGAATAG
- a CDS encoding ABC transporter permease codes for MKNSVPSPAFGTAQAQAQPLAQATRGKRARSELARLRELALLPALALLIVIGAFVSPSFLTKANLISVLGASAALALVVLAESLIVLTGKFDLSLESTVGIAPAVGAMLVMPAASAGFGMQWPAAAGLLAIVAVGAVIGFINGFLVVRLRLNAFIVTLAMLIVLRGMLVGATKGGTLFDMPPSFFTLATTIVLGLPLSVWLAAVAFAIAAFVLRYHRLGRALYAIGGNPEAARAAGIRVERITWGVFVLGSMLASLGGLIVTGYVGAINANQGNGMIFTVFAAAVIGGISLDGGKGTMFGALTGVLLLGVVQNLLTLAQVPSFWIQAIYGAIILGSLMVARLASGEGQN; via the coding sequence ATGAAGAATAGTGTGCCCAGTCCCGCCTTCGGCACCGCGCAAGCTCAGGCCCAGCCGCTCGCGCAGGCTACGCGCGGCAAACGCGCTCGCTCCGAACTTGCGCGTTTGCGCGAACTGGCGTTGCTGCCCGCGCTCGCGTTGCTGATCGTGATCGGCGCGTTTGTCAGTCCCAGTTTTCTGACCAAAGCGAATCTCATCAGCGTGCTGGGTGCTTCGGCGGCGCTGGCGCTGGTCGTGCTCGCCGAATCGCTGATCGTGTTGACCGGCAAGTTCGACCTGTCGCTCGAATCGACGGTCGGCATTGCGCCTGCCGTGGGCGCGATGCTGGTGATGCCGGCGGCGTCCGCGGGCTTCGGCATGCAATGGCCGGCGGCGGCCGGCTTGCTCGCCATCGTGGCGGTGGGCGCGGTGATCGGTTTTATCAACGGCTTTCTCGTGGTGCGTTTGCGGCTGAACGCGTTCATCGTCACGCTGGCCATGCTGATCGTGCTGCGCGGCATGCTGGTCGGCGCGACCAAGGGCGGCACGCTGTTCGATATGCCGCCGTCGTTTTTCACGCTCGCGACCACCATCGTGTTGGGCTTGCCGTTGTCCGTGTGGCTCGCCGCGGTGGCGTTCGCGATCGCGGCCTTCGTGTTGCGCTATCACCGGCTGGGTCGCGCGCTGTACGCGATCGGCGGCAACCCGGAAGCAGCACGCGCTGCGGGCATTCGTGTGGAGCGCATCACGTGGGGCGTGTTCGTGCTCGGCAGCATGCTCGCCTCGCTGGGCGGTTTGATCGTCACCGGCTATGTCGGCGCGATCAACGCGAACCAGGGCAACGGGATGATTTTCACGGTGTTCGCGGCCGCGGTGATCGGCGGCATTTCGCTCGACGGCGGCAAGGGCACCATGTTCGGTGCGCTCACCGGCGTGCTGCTGCTCGGCGTGGTGCAAAACCTGCTGACGCTTGCCCAGGTGCCGTCTTTCTGGATCCAGGCGATCTACGGCGCGATCATTCTCGGCTCGCTGATGGTGGCGCGCCTCGCAAGCGGCGAAGGCCAGAACTGA
- a CDS encoding UxaA family hydrolase, whose product MTSRPLQTDQTDQTDPRLILLSPADNCLIAAARLDGGTQVEIEGERVTLAKTIELGHKVARRELAKDDKVLRYGAVIGHVTEAVARGAHLHTHNLESDYLPTYTHDAGHEFVHH is encoded by the coding sequence TTGACCAGCCGCCCATTGCAAACGGACCAAACGGACCAAACGGACCCACGCCTGATCCTCCTCAGCCCCGCCGACAATTGCCTGATCGCGGCGGCGCGCCTGGACGGCGGCACGCAGGTCGAGATCGAAGGCGAGCGCGTGACGCTGGCCAAAACCATCGAACTCGGACACAAGGTGGCGCGCCGTGAACTCGCGAAAGACGACAAGGTGCTGCGCTATGGCGCGGTGATCGGTCACGTGACGGAGGCGGTGGCGCGCGGTGCGCATCTGCATACGCACAATCTCGAAAGCGATTACCTGCCGACGTACACGCACGACGCGGGCCACGAGTTCGTCCATCACTGA
- a CDS encoding UxaA family hydrolase has translation MTDTSVASPSAASQQPTLQGYLRRDGRKGIRNVVAVAYLVECAHHVAREIVTQFREPLDAFDDPSAEREPPVHLIGFPGCYPNSYAEKMLERLTTHPNVGAVLFVSLGCESMNKHYLVDVVRASGRPVEVLTIQEKGGTRSTIQYGVDWIREARGQLAAQEKVPMALSELVIGTICGGSDGTSGITANPAVGRAFDHLIDAGATCIFEETGELVGCEFHMKTRAARPELGEEIVACVAKAARYYSILGHGSFAVGNADGGLTTQEEKSLGAYAKSGASPIVGIVKPGDIPPTGGLYLLDVVPDGEPRFGFPNISDNAEIGELIACGAHVILFTTGRGSVVGSAISPVIKVCANPATYRNLAGDMDVDAGRILEGRGTLDEVGREVFEQTVAVSRGAASKSETLGHQEFILTYKTFEPVGPACLPSSAAPQHRVVAIEPQ, from the coding sequence ATGACTGACACTTCCGTAGCATCTCCATCCGCCGCATCGCAGCAGCCCACGCTGCAAGGTTACCTGCGCCGCGACGGCCGCAAGGGCATCCGCAATGTGGTCGCGGTGGCGTACCTGGTCGAGTGCGCGCATCACGTCGCGCGCGAGATCGTCACGCAGTTTCGCGAACCGCTGGATGCGTTCGACGATCCTTCCGCCGAGCGCGAACCGCCCGTGCATCTGATCGGTTTCCCCGGCTGCTATCCGAACAGCTACGCCGAGAAAATGCTCGAGCGGCTCACCACGCATCCCAATGTGGGCGCGGTGCTGTTCGTGTCGCTCGGTTGCGAGAGCATGAACAAGCACTATCTGGTGGACGTGGTGCGCGCGAGTGGCCGTCCCGTCGAAGTGCTGACCATCCAGGAAAAGGGCGGTACGCGCAGCACGATTCAATACGGCGTGGACTGGATTCGCGAGGCGCGCGGGCAACTCGCCGCACAAGAAAAAGTGCCGATGGCGCTGAGCGAACTGGTGATCGGTACGATTTGCGGCGGCTCGGACGGCACGAGCGGCATCACCGCGAACCCGGCCGTGGGCCGCGCGTTCGATCATCTGATCGACGCGGGCGCGACGTGTATTTTCGAAGAAACCGGCGAGTTGGTGGGCTGCGAATTCCATATGAAAACGCGCGCGGCGCGGCCCGAACTCGGCGAGGAGATCGTGGCTTGCGTCGCGAAGGCGGCTCGCTATTACTCGATTCTCGGCCACGGCAGTTTTGCGGTCGGCAACGCGGACGGCGGTCTCACCACGCAGGAAGAAAAATCGCTGGGCGCGTATGCCAAGAGCGGGGCGTCGCCGATTGTCGGCATCGTCAAACCCGGCGACATTCCGCCGACCGGCGGCCTGTATCTGCTCGACGTGGTGCCGGACGGCGAACCGCGCTTCGGCTTTCCGAACATCAGCGACAACGCGGAGATCGGCGAACTGATCGCGTGCGGTGCGCATGTGATTCTGTTCACGACCGGACGCGGCTCGGTGGTGGGCTCGGCGATCTCGCCGGTCATCAAGGTGTGCGCGAATCCGGCGACGTATCGCAATCTCGCCGGCGATATGGATGTCGATGCAGGCCGTATTCTCGAAGGCCGCGGCACGCTCGACGAAGTGGGCCGCGAAGTGTTCGAGCAAACGGTGGCGGTGTCGCGTGGCGCGGCCTCGAAGTCGGAAACGCTGGGTCACCAGGAGTTCATTCTGACCTACAAGACTTTCGAGCCGGTGGGGCCGGCTTGCTTGCCGTCGAGTGCCGCGCCGCAGCACCGGGTGGTCGCGATCGAGCCGCAGTGA
- a CDS encoding aldo/keto reductase, with protein sequence MTATIASKIGQRRRIGRTALQVTGLALGTAPLGGLYRDLSDEEAHATIAAAWDAGVRYFDTAPHYGNTKAEHRLGDVLRRYPRGDYVLSTKVGRRFVPRTTPFDDREGWQNPLPFEAIYDYTHDGILRSFEDSQQRLGIVDIDILLVHDIGRITHGDNHPHYWRQLTEGGGFRALDGLRSAGAIKAVGLGVNEGAVILDAMAEFDIDCALLAGRYTLLEQSTLNDLLPACEKRGVSILLGGAFNSGILARGVEGDLKFNYGEAPRKVIERVARLEAVCRAHGVPLAAAALQFPYAHPAVATVLTGARSADELRENAASFGQPIPAGLWSALRDEGLLDSRAPVPED encoded by the coding sequence ATGACGGCAACGATCGCATCGAAGATCGGGCAACGGCGCCGCATCGGCCGCACGGCGTTGCAGGTGACAGGACTGGCACTCGGTACGGCGCCTCTCGGCGGCCTCTACCGCGATCTGTCCGACGAGGAGGCTCACGCCACCATCGCCGCCGCGTGGGACGCAGGCGTGCGCTATTTCGACACCGCGCCGCACTACGGCAACACGAAGGCCGAGCATAGGCTGGGCGACGTTTTGCGGCGTTATCCGCGCGGCGACTATGTGTTGTCCACCAAAGTGGGACGCCGGTTCGTGCCGCGCACCACGCCTTTCGACGACAGGGAAGGCTGGCAAAACCCGCTGCCTTTCGAAGCAATCTACGACTACACGCACGACGGCATTCTGCGCTCGTTCGAAGACAGCCAGCAGCGGCTCGGCATTGTCGATATCGACATTCTGCTGGTGCACGATATCGGCCGCATTACGCACGGCGACAACCATCCGCACTACTGGCGGCAACTCACCGAAGGCGGCGGTTTTCGCGCGCTGGACGGGTTGCGCTCGGCGGGCGCGATCAAGGCCGTCGGACTCGGGGTCAACGAGGGCGCGGTCATTCTCGACGCGATGGCCGAGTTCGATATCGATTGCGCGTTGCTCGCGGGCCGTTATACGCTCCTCGAACAGAGTACGCTCAACGACCTGTTGCCGGCCTGTGAAAAGCGCGGCGTCAGCATCCTGTTAGGCGGCGCGTTCAACTCGGGCATTCTGGCGCGCGGCGTCGAAGGTGATCTGAAGTTCAATTACGGCGAGGCGCCGCGCAAAGTGATCGAGCGCGTCGCGCGGCTCGAAGCGGTGTGCCGTGCGCACGGTGTGCCGCTGGCGGCCGCCGCCTTGCAGTTTCCGTACGCGCATCCGGCGGTCGCTACCGTGTTGACCGGCGCGCGCAGTGCCGACGAATTGCGCGAGAACGCCGCGTCGTTCGGGCAGCCGATCCCTGCGGGCTTGTGGTCCGCGTTGCGTGACGAAGGCTTGCTCGACAGCCGCGCGCCCGTGCCGGAGGATTGA
- a CDS encoding amidohydrolase family protein, translating to MHIDAHQHYWDPDRGDYEWLTPELKILYRAFGPADLKPLRERAGIERTVVVQAASTIDETRYLLDIARHEPSIAGVVGWVPLLLPTAPAVIEALAHEPKFKGVRPMLQDLPDDTWIANPDLAPAIEALIAHDLAFDALIYARHAEPFEIFATRFPALRIVVDHGAKPPIRYGRAGYQSWADAITRLAQLPHVHCKLSGLATEASPGWTEATLQPYADHLLKSFGPARLMWGSDWPVLDLNGDYLLWHSVANTLLISLSDGEREAVFGGNAAAFYRL from the coding sequence ATGCATATCGATGCCCACCAGCACTACTGGGATCCTGATCGTGGCGATTACGAGTGGCTCACGCCGGAGTTGAAGATCCTGTACCGTGCGTTTGGCCCGGCGGATCTCAAACCGTTGCGCGAGCGCGCGGGCATCGAACGGACGGTGGTGGTGCAGGCCGCGTCGACCATCGACGAAACACGTTATTTGCTGGACATTGCGCGGCATGAGCCGTCGATCGCGGGCGTGGTCGGCTGGGTACCGTTGCTGCTGCCCACGGCACCGGCGGTAATCGAAGCACTGGCGCATGAGCCGAAGTTCAAGGGCGTGCGGCCGATGCTGCAGGATTTGCCGGACGATACATGGATCGCGAACCCCGATCTCGCGCCGGCGATCGAAGCGCTGATCGCGCACGACCTCGCGTTCGACGCGTTGATTTACGCGCGCCACGCCGAGCCCTTCGAAATCTTCGCAACGCGGTTTCCGGCGCTGCGCATCGTGGTCGATCATGGCGCGAAGCCGCCCATCCGCTACGGACGCGCGGGCTATCAAAGCTGGGCCGACGCGATCACACGTCTCGCGCAACTGCCGCACGTGCATTGCAAGCTGTCGGGCCTCGCCACCGAGGCTTCGCCCGGCTGGACCGAGGCAACGCTGCAGCCGTATGCTGACCATCTGCTGAAGTCATTCGGCCCGGCGCGTTTGATGTGGGGCAGCGACTGGCCGGTGCTCGATCTGAACGGAGACTATCTGCTCTGGCATTCGGTGGCGAACACCTTGCTCATCTCCTTGAGCGACGGCGAGCGCGAAGCGGTGTTCGGCGGCAACGCCGCCGCGTTTTATCGACTGTGA